The Euphorbia lathyris chromosome 3, ddEupLath1.1, whole genome shotgun sequence genome contains a region encoding:
- the LOC136222916 gene encoding glycerate dehydrogenase, producing the protein MAKPVSIEVYNPNGKYRVVSTKSMPGTRWINLLIEQDCRLEICTQKKTILSVEDIIALIGDKCDGVIGQLTEDWGETLFAALSKAGGKAFSNMAVGYNNVDVNAATKYGVAVGNTPGVLTETTAELAASLSLAAARRIVEADEFMRAGLYDGWLPHLFVGNLLKGQTVGVIGAGRIGSAYARMMVEGFKMNLIYYDLYQSTRLEKFVTAYGAFLKANGEQPVTWRRASSMDEVLREADVISLHPVLDKTTYHLINKESLATMKKEAILINCSRGPVVDEVALVEHLRQNPMFRVGLDVFEDEPYMKPGLAEMKNAIVVPHIASASKWTREGMATLAALNVLGKIKGYPVWGNPNQVEPFLNENAPPPAASPSLVNAKALGLPVSKL; encoded by the exons ATGGCAAAACCAGTATCAATTGAAGTTTATAATCCAAATGGAAAATACAGAGTGGTTAGCACCAAATCCATGCCTGGAACTCGCTGGATCAATCTCTTGATCGAGCAAGATTGCAGACTAGAG ATATGCACACAGAAGAAAACTATTCTGTCTGTTGAGGATATTATTGCTCTAATTGGAGACAAGTGTGATGGAGTGATTGGACag TTGACAGAAGATTGGGGGGAGACATTGTTTGCAGCTTTAAGCAAGGCAGGAGGGAAGGCTTTTAGTAACATGGCTGTTGGCTACAACAATGTCGATGTTAATGCTGCTACTAAGTATGGTGTTGCTGTTGGTAATACCCCT GGAGTTCTTACAGAAACAACTGCAGAATTAGCAGCTTCTCTGTCTTTAGCAGCAGCTAGAAGGATTGTTGAAGCTGATGAGTTTATGAGGGCAGGCTTATATGATGGATGGCTTCCTCATCT GTTTGTGGGGAACTTGTTGAAAGGACAGACTGTTGGTGTCATTGGAGCTGGTCGTATTGGATCGGCTTATGCCAGAATGATG GTTGAAGGGTTCAAAATGAATCTCATTTACTATGATCTTTACCAATCCACGCGCCTTGAGAAGTTTGTGACAG CTTATGGTGCATTCTTAAAAGCCAATGGCGAGCAGCCGGTTACTTGGAGAAGAGCATCCAGCATGGACGAGGTGCTCCGAGAGGCTGATGTG ATAAGTCTTCACCCAGTCTTGGATAAGACCACTTATCATTTGATCAACAAAGAAAGCCTTGCAACTATGAAGAAG GAAGCGATCCTTATAAACTGTAGTAGGGGTCCAGTAGTTGATGAAGTAGCTCTCGTAGAACATTTGAGACAGAATCCTATGTTCCGAGTTGGTCTTGACGTCTTCGAG GATGAACCATATATGAAGCCTGGGCTTGCTGAAATGAAGAATGCAATTGTTGTACCTCACATTGCTTCTGCTTCCAAG TGGACTCGTGAAGGAATGGCTACATTAGCAGCTCTTAACGTCCTG GGAAAAATTAAAGGGTACCCCGTATGGGGCAATCCGAACCAAGTTGAGCCATTCTTGAACGAAAATGCTCCTCCTCCAGCTGCAAGTCCGAGTCTTGTGAATGCAAAAGCCTTAG GTCTACCTGTTTCAAAACTATGA